A single window of Nicotiana tomentosiformis chromosome 1, ASM39032v3, whole genome shotgun sequence DNA harbors:
- the LOC104103911 gene encoding DEAD-box ATP-dependent RNA helicase 24: protein MSKRKFGFEGFGINKQTTYNFERNQAPQRLYVPPSSRSGGSHDNYEDTDLDNIEYEEHDAVGEDNKNVGGGGGGGAEDDEIDPLDAFMEGIHEEMKAAPPPKPKEKLDKYKDDVEDDPMESFLRAKKDVGLQLAAEALNAGYNSDEEVYAAAKAVDAGLVEYDSDDNPIVVDKKKIEPIPALEHSEIDYEAFNKDFYEEKPSISGMSDPEVNEYRSSLAIRVSGFDVPRPVKTFENCGFSGELMKAISKQGYEKPTPIQCQALPIVLSGRDIIGIAKTGSGKTAAFVLPMIVHIMDQPELQKEEGPIGVICAPTRELAHQIFVEAKKFSKSHGIRVSAVYGGMSKLDQYKELKAGCEIVVATPGRLIDMLRKKAFTMLRATYLVLDEADRMFDLGFEPQIRSIVGQIRPDRQTLLFSATMPRKIEKLAREILTDPVRVTVGEIGMANEDITQLVQVIPSDAEKLPWLLEKLPVLIDNGDVLVFASKKVTVDEIESQLAQKGFRVAALHGDKDQVSRMETLQKFKSGIYHVLIATDVAARGLDIKSIKSVVNYDIAKDMDMHVHRIGRTGRAGDKDGTAYTLITQKEARFAGELANSLVAAGQTVSIELMDLAMKDGRFRSKRDARKGGGKRAKGRGGGNNRGVRGVDFGLGIGYNAESNNPPQNAAPSRSAAVNSLRTGMMAQFKSNFVAASSNSQNQGMNNTAGAYPNKGMVLQGFVSGGTIGGESNASRISSTFAAATPGAYSSSQPARDGANQKSSESSKEKSRERRRPSGWDR from the exons ATGTCGAAGAGAAAATTCGGATTCGAAGGATTTGGAATAAATAAGCAAACGACGTACAACTTCGAGCGAAATCAAGCTCCTCAGCGACTGTACGTCCCGCCGTCGTCACGCTCCGGCGGTAGCCACGACAATTACGAAGACACCGACTTAGATAACATCGAGTACGAAGAACACGATGCCGTCGGAGAGGACAACAAAAACGTTGGTGGAGGAGGAGGCGGCGGCGCCGAAGATGATGAGATTGATCCGCTCGATGCGTTTATGGAAGGGATTCATGAGGAAATGAAGGCGGCGCCGCCTCCGAAGCCGAAGGAGAAGCTTGATAAGTATAAGGATGATGTAGAGGATGATCCGATGGAGAGTTTTTTGAGAGCGAAGAAGGATGTAGGGTTACAATTGGCTGCTGAAGCTCTTAACGCTGGTTATAATTCGGACGAGGAGGTTTATGCTGCGGCGAAGGCTGTTGATGCAGGATTGGTTGAGTATGACTCGGATGATAATCCTATTGTTgttgataaaaagaagattgAACCTATTCCTGCTTTGGAACATAGTGAGATTGACTATGAGGCTTTCAACAAGGACTTTTACGAGGAAAAGCCTTCTATTTCAG GTATGAGCGATCCGGAAGTTAATGAATATAGGTCAAGCTTGGCAATTCGTGTATCAGGCTTTGATGTTCCAAGGCCTGTTAAGACATTTGAAAACTGTGGTTTTTCTGGTGAGTTGATGAAAGCTATCAGTAAACAGGGATATGAAAAGCCCACACCAATACAGTGTCAAGCATTGCCGATTGTGCTCTCTGGGAGAGATATTATTGGTATTGCTAAAACTGGGTCTGGCAAGACTGCTGCTTTTGTGCTTCCTATGATTGTCCACATTATGGATCAGCCTGAACTTCAGAAAGAAGAAGGTCCCATTGGAGTTATTTGTGCACCTACTAGGGAATTAGCACATCAAATATTTGTGGAGGCAAAAAAATTCTCTAAATCGCATGGTATCCGTGTCTCTGCAGTTTATGGAGGAATGTCTAAGTTGGATCAATACAAAGAACTAAAGGCAGGATGTGAGATTGTTGTTGCTACTCCAGGGAGGTTGATAGATATGCTTAGAAAGAAGGCATTTACAATGTTGAGGGCAACTTACCTAGTACTTGATGAGGCTGATCGGATGTTTGACCTTGGTTTTGAGCCTCAGATAAGGTCCATTGTCGGTCAAATTAGACCTGATCGTCAAACATTGCTCTTTTCAGCAACTATGCCCCGTAAAATTGAAAAGCTTGCCAGAGAAATATTGACAGATCCTGTAAGAGTTACCGTGGGTGAGATTGGCATGGCTAATGAGGATATTACACAATTAGTTCAAGTGATTCCTTCAGATGCTGAAAAATTGCCTTGGCTTTTGGAAAAGCTCCCTGTACTGATCGACAATGGTGACGTTCTTGTCTTCGCTTCGAAAAAGGTAACAGTGGATGAGATTGAATCTCAACTGGCTCAGAAGGGATTTAGAGTTGCAGCTCTCCATGGTGACAAGGATCAAGTTTCTCGTATGGAGACGCTGCAAAAGTTTAAATCTGGCATATATCATGTTCTTATCGCAACTGATGTTGCTGCCCGTGGTCTTGACATCAAATCAATTAAGTCAGTGGTGAACTATGACATAGCTAAAGACATGGACATGCATGTTCACAGAATTGGGAGAACAGGTCGTGCTGGTGACAAAGATGGGACGGCCTACACTCTTATTACACAGAAGGAAGCGCGTTTTGCTGGTGAACTGGCTAACAGTTTGGTTGCTGCCGGTCAAACTGTGTCCATCGAACTAATGGACCTTGCTATGAAG GATGGGAGGTTCCGGTCCAAAAGGGATGCAAGGAAAGGAG GTGGAAAAAGGGCCAAAGGAAGGGGAGGAGGAAACAATAGAGGTGTACGAGGTGTGGATTTTGGTCTAGGTATTGGATACAATGCTGAATCAAATAACCCTCCCCAGAACGCTGCTCCAAGCCGTTCTGCAGCAGTTAATTCCCTGAGGACAGGCATGATGGCACAATTTAAAAGTAACTTTGTTGCTGCATCGTCAAATTCTCAAAATCAAGGGATGAATAACACAGCTGGTGCATATCCGAACAAGGGAATGGTCTTACAAGGCTTTGTCTCTGGTGGGACAATAGGTGGAGAAAGTAATGCTTCCCGTATTAGTTCCACATTTGCTGCTGCTACACCTGGTGCATATTCTTCTAGTCAGCCAGCTAGAGATGGAGCAAACCAGAAGAGTTCAGAGAG TTCAAAAGAGAAGTCTAGAGAAAGACGGAGGCCTTCTGGTTGGGATCGTTGA
- the LOC138907200 gene encoding uncharacterized protein, translating into MTPQQNGVAEWMNRTFLERACCMISNTGLTNAFWAKAISTTCYIVNRAPSAPLNFKTLEEMWSDKENNTQNQVEIEIGIPSEPSSSTLEQNTVETPEVEPETKILEVETPEVEPEDEEYSIAKHRPRREGKQPLRFGDYVVFAFTIAQETEEIGEPSKYSEAVSGADSANCVYFRKLNDGSFVYLLLYVDNMLIVAKDLEENHNLKSELKSEFEMKDLGAAKKILGMEIKRDRKANMLFLTEKKYLEKVLERFVMKDVKSVSTPLAAHFKLSAAQSPQSKEEERHMAQVPYSSAVGSIMYAMVCTRPDISQAVSVVSQYMACPGKAHWHAVKWILRYLRE; encoded by the exons atgacacctcagcaaaatggtgtggcagaatgGATGAATAGAACTTTTTTGGAAAGGGCttgttgcatgatttcaaatactgggttgacaaatgccttttgggcaaaagctatctctacaacttgttatattgtcaaccgagctccttctgcacctttaaACTTTAAGACACTagaggaaatgtggtcag ataaagaaAACAATAcacagaaccaggtggagattgagattggcattccttctgagccaagctcatcaactttggagcaaaatacagttgaaactcctgaagttgagccAGAAACTAAAATTcttgaagttgagactcctgaagttgaaccagaagatgaggagtattctatagccaaacatagaccaagaagagaaggtaaacaaccattaaggtttggagattatgttgtaTTTGCTTTTACAattgcacaggaaactgaagaaattggagaaccatcaaaatattcagaagcagtttctggtgctgactcagccaa ttgtgtttacttccggaagttaaatgatggttcatttgtgtacctattattatatgttgataacATGCTCATTGTTGCTAAGGATTTAGAAGAaaatcacaatttgaaaagtgagctgaaaagtgaatttgagatgaaagatttgggagcagctaagaaaattcttggcatggagatcaaaagagatcgaaaagccaacatgCTATTTCTGACcgagaagaagtacttggagaaagtcttggagaggtttgtcATGAAAGATGTTAAatcagttagtacccctcttgctgctcattttaagttatcagctgctcaaTCCCCGCAGTCAAAGGAAGAAGAGAGGCACATGGCacaggttccttattccagtgcagtcggcagtattatgtatgcaatggtttgtacacgtccagacatttcacaagcagtaaGCGTGGTAAGCcagtatatggcttgccctggtaaagcacattggcatgcagtgaaatggattctcagatacttgcgag agtaa
- the LOC108946445 gene encoding kinesin-like protein KIN-7O, giving the protein MQRIHVSVRVRPLSPEDAKSSPWRISDRIFEEECRTLEIYKAQAENIVSAAIQGFNVWEAYEKLLRPPQAIFSPQFSEGKNNARRRRFEDS; this is encoded by the exons ATGCAGAGAATCCACGTGTCAGTGAGAGTCAGGCCTCTCTCGCCGGAAGATGCAAAGTCCAGCCCCTGGCGAATTTCCG ATAGAATTTTCGAGGAGGAATGCAGAACACTTGAAATCTACAAAGCTCAAGCTGAAAATATTGTTTCTGCCGCAATTCAAGGATTTAATG TTTGGGAGGCATATGAGAAGCTTTTGAGGCCACCACAGGCAATTTTTTCCCCCCAGTTTAGTGAAGGCAAAAACAATGCAAGGAGAAGAAGATTTGAAGATTCATGA